From one Paenibacillus sp. FSL K6-1330 genomic stretch:
- a CDS encoding DinB family protein, which produces MSDMVINTATTVRQLVLQQVQAIPEELFDIQGLGFNNTIRWNVGHVIYWMDKYSTLSFGSPAAIPGSYETLFNSGTKPLDWTFTPPSKEELVELLTAQLSRLSELTPEMLGEKLSNPYALGPFQFNTAGELFNFALIHEAIHLGTISSQLKVVSH; this is translated from the coding sequence ATGTCTGACATGGTTATCAACACGGCAACAACCGTACGTCAATTGGTGCTGCAGCAGGTGCAGGCGATCCCTGAGGAACTGTTCGACATTCAAGGGCTAGGATTCAACAATACAATCCGTTGGAATGTCGGCCATGTGATTTATTGGATGGATAAGTATTCTACGCTAAGCTTCGGCTCTCCGGCTGCTATACCGGGTTCGTACGAAACGCTGTTTAACTCTGGAACAAAGCCCTTGGACTGGACGTTTACTCCTCCATCGAAGGAAGAGTTGGTCGAGTTGTTAACCGCGCAGCTTTCTCGCTTATCTGAGTTGACACCTGAAATGCTGGGGGAGAAGCTTTCGAATCCGTATGCTTTGGGCCCGTTCCAATTCAACACCGCCGGCGAGTTGTTCAACTTCGCTCTGATTCACGAAGCCATTCACCTTGGAACGATATCGAGCCAGCTAAAGGTTGTGTCGCACTAA
- a CDS encoding LysR substrate-binding domain-containing protein produces the protein MELKQLQYFMAICEELHFTRAAEKMGVSAPNISQQIRRLEEELGVLLFDRVGKTIVLTDAGAILREHGAAVFRHLQQAGDAIADLKQMQGGSLSIGVLPGDADLMFNALLLNFHQTYPTISLSLLETTKVTEQALDRSIDVGVTIGPVIDDRLTSIPLFHEEFSLAVNMNDPIATENFIPLKRLQALKMVMFPADHQCRKLIDRFCMDNGFTLQPHMVTTTLSSLLQMVQSGVGACVLPRLLLENLHNPDIKVVHLRNPTPSQDICLIYRSDRYVGYAMRTFIKTLRAYIETAIQHSKSS, from the coding sequence ATGGAGTTAAAACAACTGCAATATTTCATGGCCATATGTGAAGAGCTTCATTTCACGAGAGCAGCCGAAAAAATGGGTGTCAGTGCACCCAATATCAGTCAGCAGATAAGAAGATTGGAAGAAGAATTAGGGGTTCTGTTGTTCGATCGTGTGGGTAAAACAATTGTTCTTACAGACGCTGGAGCAATTCTTCGTGAACATGGTGCTGCCGTGTTCAGGCATCTGCAGCAAGCGGGCGACGCCATTGCTGATCTGAAGCAAATGCAAGGCGGATCTCTTTCCATCGGGGTCTTGCCGGGTGACGCGGATCTCATGTTTAATGCCTTGCTACTGAACTTCCATCAAACCTATCCCACTATCTCCCTGTCCCTTTTGGAAACCACAAAAGTAACAGAACAAGCTCTGGACCGAAGCATCGATGTCGGCGTAACCATTGGACCTGTTATCGATGATCGTCTCACGTCAATTCCTCTGTTTCATGAAGAGTTCTCATTAGCAGTAAATATGAATGATCCCATTGCCACGGAGAACTTCATCCCCTTGAAGAGGTTACAAGCCTTAAAAATGGTCATGTTTCCAGCCGACCACCAATGCCGGAAGCTGATCGACCGATTTTGCATGGACAACGGGTTTACTCTGCAGCCGCACATGGTGACAACAACGTTATCTTCCCTCCTTCAGATGGTACAGAGCGGAGTTGGCGCTTGTGTTCTGCCGCGACTTCTATTGGAGAATCTTCACAATCCCGACATCAAGGTTGTGCACCTGAGGAACCCTACGCCATCTCAGGACATTTGTCTGATCTACCGTAGCGACAGGTATGTCGGATACGCCATGCGTACGTTTATCAAAACTTTGAGAGCCTACATCGAGACAGCTATCCAACATTCGAAGTCTTCATAG
- a CDS encoding LD-carboxypeptidase, with the protein MPIRPPILQSGDTVGIVTLGSPLAANIINARIEYLRAMGLNVVLGQYVYAQNGFLAGTDEQRASDLMMMFRDEQVKMILPTRGGTGVAGILPYLDYNEIRNHPKIVTGYSDITVLLNVLHQYVDLITFHSLLLIDFKPETPAYNFDQFFSATSVYSLTRSILNPPEMPLISHVPGNVTGQLVGGNLTSFVDTLGTPFEIDTRGKILVLEETHEPTNTVYRYLNDLKLAGKFRDCIGIIMGECSGCQAAYGKSYEDVINEFVVPLGKPLITNLATGHGVYKAALPIGATVNLDSVHSRITIVEPTVSV; encoded by the coding sequence ATGCCGATACGTCCGCCTATCTTGCAGAGCGGCGATACCGTTGGAATCGTTACCTTAGGTAGCCCGCTCGCTGCAAACATCATTAATGCACGAATCGAATATTTGAGAGCAATGGGGCTTAATGTTGTTTTGGGTCAATATGTATATGCGCAGAATGGATTTCTTGCTGGCACAGACGAGCAGCGGGCTTCCGATTTAATGATGATGTTTCGAGATGAGCAGGTCAAAATGATACTGCCCACAAGAGGTGGTACAGGAGTGGCCGGAATTCTTCCGTACCTTGATTATAATGAGATACGAAATCATCCAAAAATCGTTACAGGTTACAGCGACATCACGGTACTATTAAATGTACTGCATCAATACGTGGATCTAATAACATTCCATAGTCTGCTGCTTATTGACTTCAAACCCGAAACGCCCGCTTATAATTTCGATCAGTTTTTTTCTGCGACATCCGTGTATTCATTAACCCGGTCCATCTTGAATCCGCCGGAGATGCCGCTGATAAGCCATGTTCCGGGCAACGTTACGGGGCAGCTTGTAGGTGGTAATCTGACATCGTTTGTCGATACGTTAGGCACGCCTTTCGAAATCGATACACGGGGTAAGATTCTCGTTCTTGAAGAAACACATGAACCCACCAATACCGTCTACAGGTACTTGAATGATTTGAAGCTTGCCGGTAAATTTCGTGATTGCATCGGCATTATTATGGGAGAATGCTCAGGTTGCCAGGCGGCTTATGGCAAATCCTATGAAGATGTAATCAACGAATTTGTTGTACCTCTCGGTAAGCCGCTTATAACGAACCTTGCTACAGGTCATGGTGTTTATAAAGCCGCTTTGCCGATTGGCGCAACCGTTAATCTCGATTCAGTCCATAGTAGAATAACTATAGTTGAACCTACCGTCAGCGTTTGA
- a CDS encoding ATP-binding domain-containing protein: protein MQLITKETVTFEKGAMVIPLYLAKGVEFDAVLIYEASSRAYSRENDRKLLYTVCTRAMHRLHVYATGDWSPFVQALPVDLYEQAAY, encoded by the coding sequence TTGCAGCTCATTACAAAGGAGACGGTTACCTTTGAAAAAGGAGCGATGGTCATTCCATTATATCTCGCCAAGGGTGTTGAGTTTGATGCGGTTCTGATTTATGAGGCATCATCTCGAGCTTACAGCCGGGAAAACGATCGCAAACTTCTATATACAGTATGTACACGTGCCATGCACCGGCTTCATGTATATGCAACGGGCGACTGGTCGCCGTTCGTGCAGGCATTGCCTGTTGATTTGTATGAGCAAGCAGCATATTGA
- a CDS encoding aldo/keto reductase has protein sequence MEYVKLGNTGLDVSRICLGCMGFGVAERWVHQWVLNEENSRPIIKKALELGINFFDTANVYSDGTSEEIVGRALKDYANRDQIVLATKVHFRMHEGPNGMGLSRKAIISEIDKSLKRLGTDYVDLYQIHRWDYDTPIEETMEALHDVVKAGKVRYIGASAMNAWQFLKAQHVAEMNGWTRFVSMQNHYNLIYREEEREMLPLCKSEKIGVIPYSPLASGRLTRDWSESTHRSETDMVQKSKYDATADADRVIVERVAQIAVERAIPRVQVALAWLLQKQPITAPIVGATRISHLEDAAAALSVNLTLEEIASLEEPYVPHRVVGAL, from the coding sequence ATGGAATATGTGAAACTAGGGAATACCGGACTCGACGTATCCCGCATCTGTCTTGGATGTATGGGATTTGGCGTAGCAGAGCGGTGGGTGCATCAATGGGTGCTTAACGAGGAGAACAGTCGTCCCATTATAAAAAAGGCATTGGAGCTCGGCATCAACTTTTTCGATACGGCGAATGTGTACTCAGACGGTACAAGTGAGGAGATTGTGGGCCGCGCATTGAAGGATTATGCAAATCGGGATCAAATCGTCCTCGCTACGAAAGTTCATTTCCGTATGCACGAAGGACCGAACGGCATGGGGCTGTCCCGGAAAGCGATCATTAGTGAAATCGACAAAAGCCTCAAACGCTTGGGTACCGACTATGTCGATCTGTACCAGATCCATCGATGGGACTATGATACGCCTATCGAAGAAACGATGGAGGCTCTACATGATGTGGTGAAAGCCGGAAAGGTCCGCTATATCGGAGCTTCAGCCATGAATGCGTGGCAGTTTCTAAAAGCGCAGCATGTCGCCGAGATGAATGGCTGGACGCGGTTCGTTTCGATGCAGAACCATTACAATCTCATTTACCGCGAGGAAGAGCGCGAAATGTTGCCGCTGTGCAAATCTGAAAAAATCGGCGTGATCCCCTACAGCCCTCTAGCATCGGGACGATTGACACGCGATTGGTCAGAATCGACGCATCGCTCCGAAACCGACATGGTTCAAAAATCCAAGTATGATGCCACTGCCGATGCCGATCGGGTGATTGTGGAACGGGTTGCACAGATTGCGGTAGAGCGAGCCATTCCACGTGTACAGGTTGCCCTTGCCTGGTTGCTGCAAAAGCAACCGATTACAGCTCCCATCGTCGGTGCGACCAGAATATCGCATCTCGAAGACGCTGCAGCTGCTCTTTCGGTCAATCTTACACTGGAGGAGATTGCCTCCCTTGAAGAGCCGTATGTACCTCACCGGGTTGTGGGCGCGTTATAA
- a CDS encoding MerR family transcriptional regulator encodes MSYRIGEMARILGTSEHTLRYYEKMGLVVPKRDSNKIRFYTDEDGNWLKFILHMKQTGMSLEDLKKYIDLLEKGQEGLDELLQILYNHQEEVRAKLNIYQENLKLLEKKIQFYEESRKLGKNKNLFNKFVEDAEC; translated from the coding sequence ATGTCTTATCGAATAGGAGAAATGGCTCGCATATTAGGAACTAGTGAGCATACACTTCGTTACTATGAAAAAATGGGATTAGTAGTGCCCAAGAGAGATTCTAACAAGATCCGTTTCTATACAGACGAAGATGGGAACTGGCTCAAATTCATTCTACACATGAAGCAAACAGGGATGTCGTTAGAAGATCTTAAAAAATACATCGATCTTTTGGAGAAAGGACAAGAAGGATTAGACGAATTATTGCAAATATTATATAACCATCAAGAGGAAGTCAGAGCTAAATTAAATATATATCAAGAGAATCTTAAATTGTTAGAGAAGAAAATTCAATTCTACGAGGAAAGTCGCAAATTGGGAAAAAACAAAAATCTTTTCAATAAATTTGTGGAAGACGCAGAATGCTGA
- a CDS encoding sugar O-acetyltransferase, with amino-acid sequence MNQDIFARDRAGEVISLRDPEFHKMADAIERAQKLIAELNTGYHNKNKVRELFSQLTGSKVDDTFELLPPFYTDYGQSIRVGKKVFINQGCTFMDRGGITIEDNVLIGPKVNLVTINHPISPAQRRSTFSKQIVIKKGAWIGIAATIMPGVTVGENSIVSAGAVVTKDVPDHTIVAGVPAKIIKTIEE; translated from the coding sequence ATGAACCAGGACATTTTTGCAAGAGATCGCGCAGGTGAGGTCATTTCACTTCGTGACCCTGAATTTCATAAAATGGCAGATGCTATCGAACGTGCACAGAAGCTAATTGCAGAGTTAAATACGGGTTATCACAACAAAAATAAAGTTAGAGAACTTTTTAGCCAGTTAACGGGGAGTAAAGTGGATGATACATTTGAATTGCTTCCTCCGTTTTACACGGATTACGGTCAAAGTATTAGAGTAGGGAAGAAGGTTTTCATTAATCAAGGATGTACATTCATGGATCGGGGAGGTATCACGATTGAAGATAACGTGTTAATTGGTCCTAAAGTAAACCTTGTGACTATCAATCACCCGATATCTCCAGCTCAAAGAAGATCAACCTTTTCAAAACAAATTGTTATAAAAAAGGGGGCGTGGATAGGGATTGCAGCAACCATCATGCCTGGTGTAACGGTGGGCGAAAATTCAATTGTTTCGGCCGGGGCTGTGGTTACAAAAGATGTTCCTGATCATACAATCGTTGCAGGCGTACCCGCAAAGATCATTAAAACCATTGAAGAATAG
- a CDS encoding SDR family oxidoreductase — protein MSNVKDQVVIIMGASSGIGEATARKLAEQGARLVISARREDRLKKLKASMPDASMAYQTADVTNDEEVQKVINLAMKEYGRIDAIFNNAGIMPTAPLAESRKQEWKAMLDVNIMGVLNGISAVLPIMQKQHSGKIITTSSVAGHVVYPDSAVYCGTKFAVRAIMEGLRQEERENNIQSIVISPGAVDTELYTSIHHEENRKWVQQNSANPELSMKSEDIADAVAYVVGTPNSVSISEMVIRPTKQPI, from the coding sequence ATGTCAAATGTAAAAGACCAAGTTGTTATTATTATGGGAGCATCCAGCGGAATAGGTGAAGCGACAGCACGTAAATTAGCAGAGCAAGGAGCCAGATTAGTCATTTCAGCTCGCCGTGAAGATCGTTTGAAGAAGCTTAAAGCTTCCATGCCCGATGCAAGCATGGCGTATCAAACCGCGGATGTAACAAATGATGAAGAAGTGCAAAAAGTTATCAATTTGGCAATGAAGGAATATGGACGAATTGATGCTATCTTTAACAACGCTGGTATTATGCCCACAGCTCCGCTCGCTGAGAGCAGAAAACAAGAGTGGAAAGCCATGTTGGACGTAAATATTATGGGCGTTTTGAATGGAATCTCAGCCGTTTTACCAATCATGCAAAAGCAGCATTCCGGAAAAATTATTACAACATCTTCGGTTGCTGGTCATGTTGTTTATCCAGATTCGGCTGTTTATTGTGGTACGAAATTTGCTGTAAGAGCAATTATGGAGGGACTGCGTCAAGAAGAAAGAGAAAACAATATTCAATCCATCGTTATTTCTCCTGGGGCAGTTGATACAGAACTATATACGTCCATTCATCATGAAGAGAATCGAAAGTGGGTACAACAAAATTCTGCTAACCCTGAGCTCAGCATGAAATCCGAAGATATTGCAGATGCGGTTGCTTATGTAGTAGGAACACCAAATAGCGTATCCATAAGCGAAATGGTTATTCGTCCAACAAAGCAGCCTATTTAA
- a CDS encoding DUF4181 domain-containing protein, with protein sequence MINLHYQISVIFLGKGDFRMFLLSIILYAIVVSSGYLWIKKKLKVSYDSDGLLYKHINRFHLIGESIIVVVFLIGLFYMRFVMEWRLSAYQDVILVIAILHAFRSVVERRLNKDSKQYLLSAYTSVSGFLFFLGVELFV encoded by the coding sequence ATGATAAACCTCCATTACCAGATAAGTGTAATTTTTTTGGGAAAGGGGGACTTTAGAATGTTCCTACTCAGTATCATTTTGTATGCGATCGTCGTTTCGTCCGGGTACTTATGGATCAAAAAAAAGCTGAAGGTATCCTACGATTCAGATGGGTTGCTGTATAAGCATATTAATCGATTTCATCTAATTGGGGAGTCCATCATTGTAGTTGTTTTTCTAATCGGCCTTTTCTACATGAGGTTTGTTATGGAATGGAGATTATCGGCTTATCAGGACGTTATTCTTGTAATAGCTATTCTACATGCATTCCGATCCGTTGTTGAAAGACGCCTCAATAAGGATTCCAAACAATACCTCCTCAGTGCTTATACAAGTGTTAGCGGCTTTCTCTTTTTCCTTGGTGTCGAGCTATTTGTGTGA
- a CDS encoding AraC family transcriptional regulator, whose product MNVLENLNEALDYIDQNLENEIDEQEIAKRAYCSVFHFKRMFSYLAGIPLQEYIRRRRLTLAAFDLQDRTVKVIDIAIKYGYNSPDAFTRAFQGLHGITPTEARNTSHSLQAFPPMTFRLSIGGSEPMRFRIEQKDAFQVVGISNRVTPVDSGEHPGVAQVWGSTDKETYNLLKALNNLEPYGILHVNVGDAIRLKQDFDYYMGVASTEPCPEYFSKLSVPAMTWVVFEVMVPWGKEKWHRIYGEWFPSSGYEQVEGPVIQVGPDIEVGIEKQVFTEEKKVELWVPVIKVVR is encoded by the coding sequence ATGAATGTGCTCGAAAATTTAAATGAAGCATTAGACTACATCGATCAGAATCTCGAGAATGAGATTGATGAACAAGAGATAGCTAAACGTGCTTACTGTTCGGTTTTTCATTTCAAAAGAATGTTCTCATACCTGGCAGGTATTCCTCTTCAAGAATATATTCGCCGCAGACGTCTTACGCTCGCAGCATTTGATTTGCAGGACAGAACAGTCAAAGTGATCGATATTGCCATTAAGTACGGTTACAATTCTCCAGACGCATTTACTCGCGCTTTTCAAGGATTACATGGAATTACACCAACAGAGGCAAGAAATACCAGCCATTCACTACAAGCTTTTCCTCCAATGACCTTCCGATTATCAATAGGAGGTAGTGAGCCCATGAGGTTTAGAATTGAGCAAAAGGACGCATTTCAAGTGGTTGGGATAAGTAATAGAGTTACACCAGTAGATTCTGGAGAACATCCTGGTGTGGCACAGGTCTGGGGATCAACAGACAAGGAAACGTACAACTTATTGAAAGCACTTAACAATTTAGAACCATATGGAATTTTGCATGTGAATGTTGGAGATGCAATACGACTGAAGCAAGATTTTGATTATTACATGGGAGTTGCTTCAACAGAACCCTGTCCAGAATACTTCTCTAAATTATCTGTACCAGCTATGACATGGGTCGTATTTGAAGTTATGGTCCCGTGGGGGAAGGAGAAATGGCACCGTATTTATGGAGAATGGTTTCCTTCCTCAGGGTATGAGCAAGTTGAAGGGCCAGTGATACAAGTAGGTCCTGATATCGAAGTAGGTATAGAAAAACAGGTGTTTACAGAAGAAAAAAAAGTCGAGTTATGGGTTCCTGTAATTAAAGTAGTCCGGTAG
- a CDS encoding ADP-ribosylglycohydrolase family protein, with protein MDNKLYDRIKGGLYGVAVGDALGGTTEFMSEREIKEKHGYLTEIIGGGVWQLEPGEVTDDTMMTLCVAEGILENPDEPLEAIGRFFMEWYQSRPKDIGNIIRHVFQKYEGDWFEAAFVAHMDIGQSGGNGSLMRCLPAALAYKDLVDIDRVAILQSRMTHYDPRCAEVCVMYNRMAQRLLQGENLRAAIMAEVVGSEYEGIIEAQPDCPASGFVVHTFRWVLHILLHTSDFAGVVQKAANLGEDSDTIGAIAGGMAGIYYGYDGIPARYVEAILIQERLDRIISQLYALKTS; from the coding sequence ATGGATAACAAATTATATGATCGCATCAAGGGCGGCCTGTACGGAGTGGCTGTAGGCGACGCTCTTGGTGGAACGACGGAGTTTATGAGCGAGCGAGAGATTAAGGAGAAGCACGGTTATTTGACGGAGATTATCGGCGGCGGGGTGTGGCAGTTGGAACCAGGGGAAGTGACCGATGATACGATGATGACGCTTTGCGTGGCAGAAGGGATACTGGAAAACCCTGATGAGCCGCTGGAGGCGATCGGGCGTTTCTTTATGGAATGGTACCAATCACGGCCCAAAGACATAGGGAATATCATCCGTCATGTTTTTCAAAAATACGAGGGAGACTGGTTTGAAGCGGCCTTTGTTGCGCACATGGATATAGGGCAAAGCGGTGGGAATGGATCCCTCATGCGCTGCCTGCCGGCGGCTCTTGCCTATAAGGACCTAGTGGATATTGACCGAGTGGCAATCTTGCAGTCACGGATGACGCATTATGATCCAAGGTGCGCCGAAGTCTGCGTCATGTACAACCGAATGGCGCAACGCCTTCTACAGGGCGAAAATTTAAGAGCAGCCATCATGGCCGAGGTGGTGGGAAGCGAATACGAAGGCATCATTGAAGCACAGCCGGATTGCCCGGCAAGCGGTTTTGTGGTGCATACCTTCCGGTGGGTACTACATATTTTGCTCCATACATCAGATTTTGCAGGAGTCGTACAGAAGGCGGCAAATCTAGGAGAAGATTCCGACACCATCGGCGCCATCGCGGGTGGGATGGCAGGTATCTACTACGGATATGATGGGATTCCTGCCCGATATGTGGAAGCGATCCTCATCCAAGAGAGACTCGATCGGATAATTTCGCAGCTGTATGCACTGAAAACTTCATAG
- a CDS encoding DUF4179 domain-containing protein, with amino-acid sequence MLNQDERQLKKNIQQSLDEIPLPDSLIQFAKEVPLCYQQPEEDMVVTKPRQRSGRRRYTIAAACMVLALSLGFTVQKSPALAAMVKGIPGFSIVSDWLDTLRGHDGVENAQSHGYSPFEPVVKQFDGVTVSISDVYLTSDRLSYKVFIKSDRLKQHVFKRQDGSLDLNREAPIYSVNIPEIADGGSSASVVIESSGDAKEPILVISRIGEVNPEDVNMFLNQNPKELQFEIGIRPYVDEDGKQTTDTLKMSVPFHHTDWLEDRIIPIHQTVKVAGDPDLREMTLEHIKITPTNTYLDIKIADEANYYLLFGHSGAAPFVTDDKGKKYQLHTDTPQNMVDVPGGKRMNGNKLMFTGSPYFDESVNSLTLHLDQVLLTEKSPGGSFTLSLDETYPKKVRFKDQELTIIGASYKNDYLRLKIKKESNDHNKRLGILFAMYPEAKGSLNPELQERFDKGIGIDSGEARVRSEQDDYYEVRVFAPKLETYEIVMYREAAPVRINQDITIPIRSLR; translated from the coding sequence ATGTTAAACCAGGATGAACGGCAGCTGAAGAAAAATATACAGCAATCGTTAGATGAAATTCCGCTTCCTGATTCTTTAATTCAATTTGCCAAGGAGGTACCGCTTTGTTATCAGCAGCCGGAGGAGGACATGGTGGTGACGAAGCCCCGGCAGCGAAGCGGCAGAAGAAGGTATACAATAGCTGCAGCCTGCATGGTATTGGCCTTATCTCTGGGTTTCACCGTGCAGAAGTCTCCGGCTCTTGCCGCTATGGTCAAAGGGATTCCCGGCTTCTCCATCGTTTCGGATTGGCTGGACACGCTGCGCGGTCATGATGGCGTTGAGAACGCCCAATCCCATGGCTACAGTCCGTTTGAACCTGTCGTGAAACAGTTTGATGGGGTGACAGTCAGCATCAGCGATGTATATTTGACGAGCGATAGGCTGTCATATAAAGTGTTCATTAAATCCGACCGTTTGAAACAACATGTCTTTAAAAGACAGGACGGCAGTTTAGATCTTAACAGGGAAGCACCGATCTATTCCGTAAATATTCCTGAAATTGCTGATGGAGGCAGCAGCGCTAGCGTTGTGATCGAATCGAGCGGTGATGCAAAGGAGCCGATACTGGTCATCAGCCGGATTGGTGAAGTAAATCCAGAGGATGTCAACATGTTTTTAAACCAAAACCCTAAAGAATTGCAATTTGAAATCGGTATTCGACCCTACGTTGATGAAGACGGTAAACAAACAACAGATACACTCAAGATGAGTGTTCCTTTTCATCATACGGACTGGTTGGAGGATCGCATCATACCGATTCATCAGACCGTCAAGGTGGCGGGGGATCCGGATTTGCGGGAAATGACGCTGGAGCATATAAAAATTACACCGACCAATACCTATCTCGATATCAAAATCGCGGATGAAGCGAATTACTATCTGTTATTCGGCCATTCTGGCGCCGCCCCATTTGTAACGGATGATAAGGGGAAGAAATACCAATTGCATACGGACACCCCGCAAAACATGGTGGATGTTCCTGGTGGGAAACGGATGAACGGCAACAAGCTTATGTTTACCGGCTCCCCTTACTTCGATGAGTCGGTGAATTCTCTTACGCTGCACTTGGATCAAGTGCTACTGACAGAAAAGAGCCCGGGCGGATCGTTTACCCTTTCGCTAGACGAAACGTATCCAAAGAAAGTCCGCTTTAAAGACCAGGAGTTAACGATAATCGGGGCGAGTTACAAGAACGACTATTTGCGGTTGAAAATTAAAAAGGAAAGTAACGATCATAACAAGCGTTTGGGTATTTTGTTTGCAATGTACCCTGAAGCCAAAGGGAGTTTAAATCCCGAATTACAGGAGCGTTTCGATAAAGGCATCGGGATAGATTCAGGGGAAGCACGAGTGAGAAGCGAACAGGACGATTACTATGAAGTACGAGTTTTCGCTCCCAAGCTGGAAACCTATGAAATTGTAATGTACCGGGAAGCTGCCCCGGTCCGGATAAACCAAGACATTACAATTCCTATCCGTTCACTACGATGA
- a CDS encoding sigma-70 family RNA polymerase sigma factor, with protein MESEERLFELCRKGNKDAFFKLVEPLLSRVYSTSAAILRSTHLAEDAVQNTLIEAYQAIIKGKKIRNFKSWFNHLAACRALDLVRQRSRHANVSGNIDELELPDEHESPLEAVLKKERGSELLECVMSLDIHHRSVIALYYYQELSIDEIADVLGIKAGTVKSRLHAARLKLSQTASRLKMEQVIEC; from the coding sequence ATGGAAAGCGAAGAACGATTGTTTGAGTTGTGCCGGAAAGGCAATAAAGATGCTTTTTTTAAGCTGGTGGAACCTCTGCTGAGCCGAGTATACAGTACGTCCGCGGCTATTTTGCGCTCCACTCATTTGGCTGAGGATGCGGTACAGAACACGCTGATCGAAGCTTATCAAGCCATTATCAAAGGGAAGAAAATAAGGAATTTCAAATCCTGGTTCAATCATTTGGCGGCCTGCCGTGCATTGGATCTGGTCAGACAAAGGTCACGCCACGCTAATGTTTCGGGAAATATCGATGAGCTGGAGCTTCCGGACGAGCATGAATCACCGCTCGAAGCCGTACTGAAAAAAGAGAGGGGATCCGAACTGCTGGAATGCGTCATGTCACTGGACATCCACCATCGGTCCGTCATTGCGCTGTATTATTACCAGGAGCTATCCATCGATGAGATCGCCGACGTTCTGGGCATCAAGGCCGGGACGGTTAAATCGCGGCTTCATGCCGCCAGACTAAAGCTGAGCCAAACGGCATCCCGACTAAAAATGGAGCAGGTGATCGAATGTTAA